GCCACATGACCAAGAATTTGGGTAAATAGGGCCCCCCCTTTTTGCTACACTTTGAGTTTTGGTAATGCAGATGACAAAGTGATGGGGGAAAAGGGGGTAAAATTAACACAGGAACTTGATTGtgaatttcaacaacattcattaACTAGGggaaggggggaggaggagacgGGTCCTCCTTTGCCTTCCCCCAGAAAAGCTACACAAACATGAGAGATGGGAGGGCGACAGTGCGACGGGACACACTGGTATCCATAGGTAACAGGTGTCACAACACATTCCACTTGCACTTACATACAGGCCGTTGAGATGAAGGTTTTCTGAAGCTCGATGTTGATAGCCGAAGGGGGGGAGGAAGAGAAGTTAAGACCAGAAGCCTTTTTTCAGTAGCTACAAGATAAAGAAAATGTATTCCCTGTGGTCCAAAAAGGGTTTCTATAGAAAATAGAGATGCTCTCATTGGGCGTTTCTTTACATTGAGCTTGGATTGCAATGGGCCCAGTCTGAACCTCAACTTCCTCCCCTCACaggacacaaaaaaaacccagcaaaaCCTTTGCATTTTCAAATTCAAGGGGTAATTCCTGGAAAATATTCCATACAATTTAGACTCGGTGTTTTTTTGCAGTGGTGTGTTGAACATGTACCCATAGTAACCACAAGTAAGAAAAGTGCAAAGTCAATGCTGATAGCCCCTTCAGAGGCGGAGCTGATCACCATGTTGTTTTCGGCTGGGGGGTGGATGGGGGTCTCCATGGGGGCtcctggttggttggttggtttagCTGCCCCAACAGTTCCATTTCCACAAAGCCTCTCCTAAAAAAACGGAGTGGTCGGCTGATCCGATGACACAACAGAACAGATGATAACGGGGAGAGAAGGGGTAAAAAATATCAAACCTACAAGGTTTCCATCACCTGGACGATAGGCCAcatcctctgtttttttttccttttgcttttttcttctttcactaTTTCATTTCATATTCTTAGCTTTAAAAAGGCTCACCCTGGTCTGGTCAAATGATCTGACCAGTCACGGCGTGACCCTGAACAAAAGTAGGTCGGTGTGACAGTGCGCCACTTTAGCTGGACACAGTCATCATATTGTAGGCTTTGGAGGGACTGGTTCTGCCCAGCACCATCAGTTCCTCCTTGCAGCTGATGTGACTGTCCACCATGGGGCTCACTGAGCCGCTGTTTCCTGAGGGGGAGCTGGCGGCGGCTGTCGCCTGCATTCCTACAGGGCCGGGCTGCGACTCATAGAGGACGCAGATGGAGCCGTCCTCGCCAATGCGGTAGGACACCTCGAAGGGGTCCACCCAGAGCGTGAGCTCGCTGGGCAGCAGCAGGTAGAGTTGCTGGATGGTCAGGCCGATGCGCTGGCCTGCCTGCCCCACCAGTGGGTCCATCTTGTGGTTGATGCGGATGCAGCGGTA
This is a stretch of genomic DNA from Amphiprion ocellaris isolate individual 3 ecotype Okinawa chromosome 21, ASM2253959v1, whole genome shotgun sequence. It encodes these proteins:
- the btg1 gene encoding protein BTG1 codes for the protein MHTLCARGTMKPEINAAVGFLSRFLRVKGHVNDRQVQTFSQSLQDILAEQYKHHWFPDRPCKGSGYRCIRINHKMDPLVGQAGQRIGLTIQQLYLLLPSELTLWVDPFEVSYRIGEDGSICVLYESQPGPVGMQATAAASSPSGNSGSVSPMVDSHISCKEELMVLGRTSPSKAYNMMTVSS